The following coding sequences lie in one Gloeomargarita sp. SKYB120 genomic window:
- the zds gene encoding 9,9'-di-cis-zeta-carotene desaturase — protein MRVAIIGAGLAGLAAAVTLVDHGHQVTVYEGRRFVGGKVGSWRDDQGHHIEMGLHVFFHNYDNLFALMRQVGAYENLLPKEHVHTFVNRGGQLGHLDFRFPLGAPFHGLKAFFTTEQLTWWDKLRNAIALGTSPIVPGLLDYEGAMRRIRALDCYSFADWFRRHGGSQHSLERLWNPIALALGFIDTEQISARCMLTIFLMFAARTEASRLNMLKGSPDTYLHQPLVRYIRERGGEIFTSRRVRQIEFAEVNGETRVTGLVVANGEQEERVTADAYVAACDVPGIQRLLPQQWRRWPEFDRIYKLDAVPVVTVQLRFDGWVTDLSGSAVNGSQPRGLDNLLYSADADFSCFADLALTSPADYYREGQGSLLQVVLTPGDRFIPMPNEQIAQHALAQVRELFPAARNLNLTWYSVVKLAQSLYRENPGMEPFRPPQKTPVPNFFLAGSYTQQDYIDSMEGAVISGRQAAQAVLAFLE, from the coding sequence ATGCGGGTAGCCATTATTGGGGCGGGTCTAGCGGGTTTAGCGGCGGCGGTCACGCTGGTGGACCACGGGCACCAGGTAACGGTGTATGAAGGGCGCCGGTTTGTCGGGGGTAAAGTGGGGAGCTGGCGAGACGACCAGGGCCATCACATCGAAATGGGCTTGCACGTCTTTTTCCACAACTACGACAACCTGTTTGCCCTGATGCGCCAGGTGGGGGCCTACGAAAACTTGTTGCCCAAGGAACATGTGCATACGTTTGTCAATCGCGGCGGCCAGCTCGGGCACTTGGATTTTCGGTTTCCCTTGGGAGCCCCATTTCACGGGTTAAAGGCGTTTTTCACCACGGAGCAACTCACCTGGTGGGACAAGTTACGCAATGCCATTGCCTTGGGCACCAGTCCCATCGTTCCGGGGTTGCTGGACTATGAAGGGGCAATGCGGCGAATTCGGGCCTTGGACTGCTATAGTTTTGCCGATTGGTTTCGCCGGCATGGCGGGTCGCAGCACAGTTTGGAACGGCTCTGGAACCCGATTGCCCTGGCGCTGGGGTTTATTGATACCGAGCAGATTTCCGCCCGTTGTATGCTCACGATTTTTCTCATGTTTGCCGCCCGCACGGAAGCGTCGCGGTTGAACATGCTCAAGGGGTCGCCGGATACCTATTTGCATCAACCGCTGGTGCGCTACATTCGGGAGCGGGGGGGCGAAATTTTCACGTCCCGGCGGGTGCGGCAAATCGAGTTTGCCGAAGTCAATGGCGAAACGCGAGTGACGGGTCTGGTGGTGGCCAACGGCGAGCAGGAGGAACGGGTGACGGCGGATGCCTACGTCGCGGCCTGTGATGTGCCAGGGATTCAGCGGCTGTTGCCCCAACAGTGGCGGCGCTGGCCGGAATTCGACCGGATTTACAAGTTAGACGCCGTGCCGGTGGTAACGGTGCAGTTGCGCTTTGACGGTTGGGTGACGGATCTATCGGGGTCGGCGGTCAACGGTTCCCAACCTAGGGGCCTGGACAACCTGCTCTACAGCGCCGATGCGGACTTCTCTTGCTTTGCCGATTTAGCGCTCACCAGCCCGGCGGACTATTACCGGGAAGGGCAAGGGTCCTTGTTGCAGGTGGTGTTGACGCCGGGAGACCGGTTTATCCCCATGCCGAATGAGCAAATTGCCCAGCATGCCTTGGCCCAGGTGCGGGAGTTGTTCCCAGCGGCGCGCAACCTGAACCTGACCTGGTATAGTGTGGTGAAACTGGCCCAATCCTTGTATCGGGAAAATCCCGGGATGGAGCCGTTCCGTCCGCCCCAAAAGACGCCGGTTCCCAACTTTTTCCTGGCGGGGAGTTACACGCAGCAGGACTACATTGACAGTATGGAGGGGGCGGTGATTTCCGGGCGACAGGCAGCACAGGCGGTCTTAGCGTTTTTGGAGTGA
- a CDS encoding SRPBCC family protein produces MTEWLEHTVQVTVGIPVSLAWALWSDLERMPQWMQWIRSVEVLPDQPELSRWHLATRGLDFSWQSRIVKQIPHQIIQWESVTGLPNRGAVRFYDRGNQCVVKLTVAYSLPAWVSQWVDGLVGPYVERTLQADLERFREYSENLAPTALAQALN; encoded by the coding sequence ATGACAGAGTGGTTAGAGCATACGGTGCAGGTCACGGTAGGGATTCCTGTAAGTTTGGCGTGGGCCTTGTGGTCGGACTTGGAACGTATGCCCCAGTGGATGCAGTGGATTCGCTCGGTGGAGGTGCTGCCGGACCAACCGGAGTTATCGCGCTGGCATCTGGCAACACGGGGCCTGGACTTCAGTTGGCAATCGCGCATCGTGAAACAAATTCCCCACCAGATCATCCAATGGGAGTCAGTGACCGGCTTGCCCAATCGCGGGGCGGTGCGGTTTTACGACCGGGGCAACCAGTGCGTGGTGAAATTGACGGTGGCCTATTCCCTGCCAGCGTGGGTGAGTCAATGGGTGGATGGACTGGTCGGCCCCTATGTGGAACGGACGTTGCAGGCGGATTTGGAGCGCTTTCGGGAATACAGCGAAAACCTAGCCCCCACAGCACTGGCGCAAGCGCTGAATTAA
- a CDS encoding histidinol-phosphate transaminase, whose protein sequence is MLPCLRPDLANLAVYHPPARDAGTDWLDGNESPWDWPPALKEKLVWLYRQDIQNNRYPDSTHAELKQELVQYLGEQLGANPKNKLTGEWLTIGNGSDELIRSVLIATCLGQNAGILIAEPTFSMYKILARTLGIPVWDAGRNEQFEMHLSKANELIQQEPIRVVFVVHPNSPTGNGLTAQEREWLKQLPPKILVVIDEAYFEFSQDTLLAELLSRPNWVILRTFSKAFRLANLRIGYAIAHPEVITALEHVRLPYNLSGFSLLAAQLALTQRRQLLSTIPEILTERERVMAELRKCPGIQLWPSQANFIFSRPTRLAPEQLYQQLYDLGTVVRHTGGGLRLTIGTPAENSRLIQRLRQCCGG, encoded by the coding sequence ATGTTGCCCTGTTTGCGACCGGACTTAGCCAACTTAGCGGTCTATCACCCACCGGCGCGGGACGCAGGAACCGACTGGCTAGATGGGAATGAATCGCCCTGGGACTGGCCGCCGGCGCTCAAGGAAAAACTGGTGTGGCTCTACCGCCAAGATATTCAGAACAATCGCTACCCCGATAGCACCCACGCAGAACTCAAACAGGAATTGGTGCAATACTTGGGCGAACAACTAGGGGCCAACCCCAAAAACAAACTCACCGGCGAGTGGTTAACGATTGGCAACGGTTCTGACGAGTTGATTCGCTCTGTCCTGATTGCGACCTGCCTTGGTCAAAATGCTGGCATTTTAATTGCAGAACCCACGTTTTCGATGTACAAAATCCTGGCGCGGACGCTGGGGATTCCGGTGTGGGATGCGGGGCGTAACGAGCAGTTTGAGATGCATCTATCGAAAGCGAACGAACTCATCCAGCAAGAACCTATTCGCGTGGTGTTTGTGGTGCATCCGAATTCCCCCACGGGCAATGGATTAACCGCTCAAGAACGGGAATGGCTCAAGCAGTTGCCCCCCAAAATTCTGGTGGTGATTGACGAAGCCTATTTTGAGTTTAGTCAGGACACGCTCTTGGCGGAATTGCTTAGCCGCCCGAACTGGGTCATTTTGCGCACTTTTTCCAAGGCATTTCGCCTGGCCAATTTGCGGATTGGTTACGCCATTGCCCATCCCGAAGTGATTACCGCGCTGGAACATGTCCGGTTGCCCTATAACCTGAGCGGTTTTTCCCTTTTAGCCGCCCAATTGGCTCTGACCCAGCGCCGGCAACTCCTGAGCACCATCCCGGAAATCTTGACTGAGCGGGAACGGGTCATGGCCGAGCTGCGCAAATGTCCGGGCATCCAACTATGGCCTAGCCAAGCCAACTTTATCTTTAGCCGACCTACACGCCTGGCCCCCGAGCAGCTCTACCAGCAGTTGTACGACCTGGGTACAGTGGTGCGGCACACTGGCGGGGGACTGCGGCTGACGATTGGCACACCGGCAGAAAATTCCCGTTTAATTCAGCGCTTGCGCCAGTGCTGTGGGGGCTAG